From Microlunatus capsulatus, a single genomic window includes:
- a CDS encoding diacylglycerol/lipid kinase family protein, which yields MPDVSSDATRCAVVCNPTKVSDGFRALVTERTEAVGWAPPLWLETSEDDPGRGMTREALAAGVDVVLAAGGDGTIRVVADAMAGSGTTMAVIPAGTGNLLARNLDLPLEEAGALEVALAGRTRAIDLVALAVDGGPEEHFAVMAGVGVDATIMDEVDPALKKKVGPAAYFVAAGKALGRLPIPMEVSVDGGRRHRRRAMTCLIGNVGKLPGGLVLMPDAQADDGRLDVYVASPLRVSHWLKLALRVITRRGQRDDQVDSWQGGRVELTLRRAEAYQLDGDVVGEGRRLVAEVRRGALTVCVP from the coding sequence ATGCCCGACGTCTCGAGCGACGCCACCCGCTGCGCCGTGGTCTGCAACCCGACCAAGGTCTCCGACGGGTTCCGCGCCCTGGTCACCGAGCGCACGGAGGCCGTGGGCTGGGCCCCGCCGCTGTGGCTCGAGACCAGCGAGGACGACCCGGGCCGCGGGATGACCCGGGAGGCGCTGGCGGCCGGCGTCGACGTCGTGCTGGCCGCAGGCGGCGACGGCACGATCCGCGTCGTCGCCGACGCGATGGCGGGCTCCGGCACCACGATGGCGGTGATCCCGGCGGGCACCGGCAACCTGCTGGCGCGCAACCTCGACCTGCCGCTGGAGGAGGCGGGCGCCCTCGAGGTGGCCCTCGCCGGCCGCACCCGCGCGATCGACCTCGTCGCCCTCGCGGTCGACGGCGGGCCCGAGGAGCACTTCGCCGTGATGGCCGGCGTCGGGGTGGACGCCACGATCATGGACGAGGTCGACCCGGCCCTGAAGAAGAAGGTCGGCCCGGCCGCCTACTTCGTCGCCGCCGGGAAGGCGCTCGGCCGGCTGCCGATCCCCATGGAGGTCAGCGTCGACGGCGGCCGCCGGCACCGCCGCCGGGCCATGACCTGCCTCATCGGGAACGTCGGGAAGCTGCCCGGCGGCCTGGTGCTGATGCCCGACGCGCAGGCCGACGACGGCCGGCTCGACGTCTACGTCGCCTCCCCGCTGCGGGTCAGCCACTGGCTCAAGCTCGCGCTGCGGGTCATCACCCGGCGCGGCCAGCGCGACGACCAGGTGGACTCCTGGCAGGGCGGCCGGGTGGAGCTGACGCTGCGCCGCGCCGAGGCCTACCAGCTCGACGGCGACGTCGTCGGCGAGGGCCGCCGGCTCGTCGCCGAGGTCCGCCGCGGCGCGCTGACCGTCTGCGTCCCCTGA
- a CDS encoding NAD(P)H-binding protein — translation MGSTVLVTGASGFVGSHLATALVEAGHRVRAMTRHPERYTGAGEPVQADVADRASLDRVMAGVDVAYYLVHSLDSEDFVAKDAEAARHFSAAAAQAGVERIVYLGGLGREDQDLSDHLRSRRQVETLLGEDGVPVTVLRAAIVIGHGGISWEITRQLVAHLPAMVVPRWATTRTQPIALADVVRYLVGVLEPAEARGRTFEIGGTEVLTYAEMMQRVARLHHGRTLPMVTVPLLTPRLSSHWLAFVTDVDTETARNLIDSMSNEVVVHEQSIREVVPGEPMDYTAAVEAAYAQRAAALGEDDEKPTARPADRVQDERSPTA, via the coding sequence ATGGGTTCCACCGTGCTCGTCACCGGCGCCTCCGGGTTCGTCGGGTCGCACCTCGCCACCGCCCTCGTCGAGGCGGGCCACCGGGTCCGCGCGATGACCCGGCACCCCGAGCGCTACACGGGCGCCGGCGAGCCCGTGCAGGCCGACGTCGCCGACCGCGCGAGCCTGGACCGGGTGATGGCCGGCGTCGACGTCGCCTACTACCTGGTGCACTCCCTCGACAGCGAGGACTTCGTCGCGAAGGACGCGGAGGCCGCCCGGCACTTCAGCGCCGCCGCCGCGCAGGCCGGCGTCGAGCGGATCGTCTACCTCGGCGGCCTCGGCCGGGAGGACCAGGACCTCTCCGACCACCTCCGCTCGCGCCGCCAGGTCGAGACGCTGCTCGGCGAGGACGGCGTGCCGGTGACCGTGCTGCGGGCGGCCATCGTCATCGGCCACGGCGGCATCTCCTGGGAGATCACCCGCCAGCTGGTCGCCCATCTCCCGGCCATGGTCGTCCCGCGCTGGGCGACGACCCGCACGCAGCCCATCGCCCTCGCCGACGTGGTGCGCTACCTCGTCGGGGTGCTGGAGCCCGCGGAGGCGAGGGGCCGCACCTTCGAGATCGGCGGCACCGAGGTGCTCACCTACGCCGAGATGATGCAGCGGGTCGCGCGGCTGCACCACGGCCGGACGCTGCCGATGGTCACCGTGCCGCTGCTCACCCCCCGGCTGTCCTCGCACTGGCTGGCCTTCGTCACCGACGTGGACACCGAGACGGCGCGGAACCTCATCGACTCGATGAGCAACGAGGTCGTCGTGCACGAGCAGAGCATCCGCGAGGTCGTCCCCGGTGAGCCGATGGACTACACCGCCGCGGTCGAGGCCGCCTACGCGCAGCGCGCGGCGGCGCTCGGCGAGGACGACGAGAAGCCGACCGCCCGGCCGGCCGACCGGGTCCAGGACGAGCGCTCCCCCACCGCATGA
- a CDS encoding CPBP family intramembrane glutamic endopeptidase, which produces MTGARTRLVGRALGVVRPILVDKVERDHQQTDRAFRHRRVVVAVTLVVGATLLGLSFATEQGDPVFYALTFGLAATWAVGSFVSGPLHLGHIQILGALRRPVVTPVLVGLALAAVFVVGALVMREIPPLAAFAESVLGYARAGSLPLLLVITLVNGIAEELFFRGALFAAIGRRRPVLISTVVYALATVAGGNPVLVFAAVVLGVVVGLQRRAGGGVLAPILTHITWSTTMLLVLPQIFPGG; this is translated from the coding sequence ATGACCGGGGCGCGCACCCGCCTGGTCGGCCGCGCGCTCGGCGTCGTCCGCCCGATCCTCGTGGACAAGGTGGAGCGCGACCACCAGCAGACCGACCGGGCGTTCCGGCACCGCCGGGTCGTCGTCGCCGTCACCCTCGTCGTCGGCGCCACCCTGCTGGGCCTGTCGTTCGCCACCGAGCAGGGCGACCCCGTCTTCTACGCGCTCACCTTCGGGCTGGCGGCCACCTGGGCGGTCGGCAGCTTCGTCTCCGGACCGCTGCACCTGGGCCACATCCAGATCCTCGGCGCGCTGCGACGGCCGGTCGTCACCCCCGTGCTGGTGGGGCTCGCGCTGGCCGCGGTGTTCGTGGTGGGCGCCCTGGTGATGCGCGAGATCCCGCCGCTGGCCGCCTTCGCCGAGAGCGTGCTGGGCTACGCGCGCGCCGGCAGCCTGCCGCTGCTGCTGGTCATCACCCTGGTCAACGGCATCGCGGAGGAGCTGTTCTTCCGCGGGGCGCTGTTCGCCGCGATCGGCCGCCGCCGCCCCGTGCTGATCTCGACGGTCGTCTACGCCCTGGCCACCGTGGCCGGCGGCAACCCGGTGCTGGTGTTCGCGGCCGTGGTCCTCGGCGTCGTCGTCGGGCTGCAGCGGCGGGCGGGCGGCGGGGTGCTGGCGCCGATCCTCACCCACATCACGTGGTCGACGACGATGCTGCTGGTGCTGCCGCAGATCTTCCCCGGCGGCTGA
- a CDS encoding ATP-dependent DNA ligase has translation MSPAQEQVVDVEGRSVRLTNLDKVLYPATGTTKGEVLDYYARVGAVLLPHLRQRPATRKRWPDGVGDDVRPGTVFFAKDLGAGTPDWVRRFTIRHRDHDNDYPVVDDLATLTWLAQLAALEIHVPQWRFAEDGAPRNPDRLVLDLDPGEGVTLADCAEVARQAREVLRGIGHDPVPVTSGSKGLHLYAPLDGDLTPDQATTLARELALALEAEQPDRVISSMKRSERAGKVFLDWSQNNGNKTTISPYSLRGRAHPTVAAPRTWAELEDPDLRQLEHAEVLERIAADGDLLAPLLGAAAAEQDRLSTYRSMRDARRTPEPVPADPPAPRPAEAAPTFVVQEHHARALHYDFRLEHDGVLVSWAVPKAPPTDPKVNRLAVQTEDHPLEYGTFEGGIPRGEYGGGEVRIWDAGTYRLHKWRDGKEVIVTCTGRPDGGLGGVRKFALIHTGGPGRAAKNWLMHLMETDPEDLPGGAPDPVAAEPTPEPEPVPEPDPEPPPDRRRPAPPVQDSGFPGRVEPMLAQLTAEASFGPEEGWAFEMKWDGVRVLAYLADGRVELRSRRGRDDTAAYADVAQALTAVPARSAVLDGEVVVLDPEGRPSFGLLQARINLTRAADIQRLSATHPARLMLFDVLELDGQSLLDLPYDERRAVLEELVQPGPGSRLQVPPVFEGDLQAAMDTSRALGLEGVVAKRRSARYQPGGRGDAWRKIKHAKTQEVVVGGWRPGQGRRAGGIGSLLMGVPTADGLHYVGRVGSGLADRALDELQAALAPLARRDSPFSDVPREDARDASWVEPQLVAEVSYGELTGPGRMRHPVWRGLRPDKDPAAVTWELSAG, from the coding sequence ATGAGCCCCGCGCAGGAGCAGGTCGTCGACGTCGAGGGCCGCAGCGTCCGGCTGACGAACCTGGACAAGGTGCTCTACCCGGCGACCGGCACCACCAAGGGCGAGGTGCTCGACTACTACGCCCGGGTGGGCGCGGTGCTGCTGCCGCACCTGCGGCAGCGCCCCGCCACCCGCAAGCGCTGGCCCGACGGCGTGGGCGACGACGTGCGGCCCGGGACGGTGTTCTTCGCCAAGGACCTGGGCGCCGGCACCCCGGACTGGGTGCGCCGCTTCACGATCCGGCACCGGGACCACGACAACGACTACCCCGTCGTCGACGACCTGGCCACGCTGACCTGGCTGGCCCAGCTCGCCGCCCTGGAGATCCACGTGCCGCAGTGGCGCTTCGCCGAGGACGGCGCGCCGCGGAACCCCGACCGGCTGGTGCTGGACCTCGACCCCGGCGAGGGCGTGACGCTGGCCGACTGCGCCGAGGTGGCCCGGCAGGCGCGGGAGGTGCTGCGGGGCATCGGCCACGACCCGGTCCCGGTGACCAGCGGCAGCAAGGGCCTGCACCTCTACGCGCCGCTGGACGGCGACCTCACCCCGGATCAGGCGACGACGCTGGCCCGCGAGCTCGCGCTGGCCCTGGAGGCCGAGCAGCCCGACCGGGTGATCAGCTCGATGAAGCGCTCCGAGCGCGCCGGCAAGGTGTTCCTGGACTGGAGCCAGAACAACGGCAACAAGACGACGATCTCGCCCTACTCCCTCCGCGGCCGGGCGCACCCGACGGTCGCCGCCCCGCGGACCTGGGCCGAGCTGGAGGACCCCGACCTGCGCCAGCTCGAGCACGCCGAGGTGCTGGAGCGGATCGCGGCCGACGGCGACCTGCTGGCCCCGCTGCTGGGGGCGGCGGCCGCCGAGCAGGACCGGCTGAGCACCTACCGGAGCATGCGCGACGCCCGCCGGACCCCCGAGCCGGTGCCCGCCGACCCGCCCGCCCCGCGACCCGCCGAGGCCGCGCCCACCTTCGTCGTCCAGGAGCACCACGCGCGCGCCCTGCACTACGACTTCCGGCTGGAGCACGACGGCGTCCTCGTCAGCTGGGCGGTGCCGAAGGCCCCGCCGACCGACCCGAAGGTGAACCGGCTGGCCGTGCAGACCGAGGACCACCCGCTGGAGTACGGCACCTTCGAGGGCGGCATCCCGCGCGGGGAGTACGGCGGCGGCGAGGTCCGGATCTGGGACGCGGGCACCTACCGGCTGCACAAGTGGCGGGACGGGAAAGAGGTCATCGTCACCTGCACCGGGCGCCCGGACGGCGGGCTGGGCGGGGTGCGGAAGTTCGCGCTGATCCACACCGGCGGCCCCGGCCGGGCGGCGAAGAACTGGCTGATGCACCTGATGGAGACCGACCCCGAGGACCTGCCGGGCGGCGCACCCGACCCGGTCGCCGCGGAGCCGACGCCCGAGCCCGAGCCGGTGCCCGAGCCGGACCCGGAGCCGCCCCCGGACCGCCGCCGGCCGGCCCCGCCGGTGCAGGACTCCGGCTTCCCGGGGCGGGTGGAGCCGATGCTGGCCCAGCTGACCGCCGAGGCCTCCTTCGGCCCCGAGGAGGGCTGGGCCTTCGAGATGAAGTGGGACGGCGTCCGGGTGCTGGCCTACCTGGCCGACGGGCGGGTGGAGCTGCGGAGCCGGCGCGGCCGCGACGACACCGCCGCCTACGCCGACGTGGCTCAAGCCCTCACCGCGGTCCCCGCCCGCAGCGCCGTCCTCGACGGCGAGGTCGTCGTGCTGGACCCCGAGGGCCGGCCGAGCTTCGGCCTGCTGCAGGCCCGGATCAACCTCACCCGCGCCGCCGACATCCAGCGGCTCTCGGCCACCCACCCGGCCCGGCTGATGCTCTTCGACGTCCTGGAGCTGGACGGGCAGTCGCTGCTCGACCTCCCCTACGACGAGCGGCGCGCCGTCCTCGAGGAGCTCGTCCAGCCGGGGCCGGGCTCCCGGCTGCAGGTCCCGCCGGTCTTCGAGGGCGACCTGCAGGCGGCGATGGACACCAGCCGGGCGCTGGGCCTGGAGGGCGTCGTGGCCAAGCGCCGCAGCGCGCGCTACCAGCCCGGCGGCCGCGGCGACGCCTGGCGCAAGATCAAGCACGCGAAGACCCAGGAGGTGGTCGTCGGCGGCTGGCGCCCCGGCCAGGGCCGGCGCGCCGGCGGGATCGGCTCGCTGCTGATGGGCGTGCCCACCGCCGACGGCCTGCACTACGTGGGCCGGGTGGGCTCCGGGCTCGCCGACCGCGCGCTGGACGAGCTGCAGGCCGCGCTGGCCCCGCTGGCCCGCCGGGACAGCCCCTTCAGCGACGTCCCCCGCGAGGACGCCCGGGACGCCTCCTGGGTGGAGCCGCAGCTCGTGGCCGAGGTCAGCTACGGCGAGCTGACCGGGCCCGGCCGGATGCGGCACCCCGTCTGGCGCGGGCTGCGCCCGGACAAGGACCCGGCCGCCGTGACGTGGGAGCTGTCGGCCGGCTGA
- a CDS encoding winged helix DNA-binding domain-containing protein: protein MDRQEALARRIAAQQLDRAPAPRPLTDAAVLDLGVQDTGRDGASWALANRGVPVASPAALAEAPELALAWTLRGAPHHYRRADLPDIAVATSPFSDADAAKRVVGAAAPLAAVGTGPREGLAEVAAALRAVVEEPLVKGEASGRLGALLPEQHLRDCVPCGTRHVWEIPFRLGALYAGLELVPGTSPPVLRRVPDWPRTTWGPAEDPDGAPARLQVVRAYLRLLGPATPADVAGFLDSTATEVKRHWPADAVEVVVEGRRAWQLPDEDGRAPAAAPDDLVRLLGPFDLLLQGRDRTLLVPDRDRHRALWPTLGRPGAVLVGTEVAGTWRPRASGRTLAVRLDPWRPLAPAVRALVEEEAERLAAHRGVRLSGLEEG, encoded by the coding sequence GTGGACCGGCAGGAAGCGCTCGCCCGGCGGATCGCGGCGCAGCAGCTCGACCGGGCGCCCGCACCGCGCCCGCTCACCGACGCCGCGGTGCTCGACCTCGGCGTCCAGGACACCGGCCGGGACGGCGCCAGCTGGGCGCTGGCCAACCGCGGGGTGCCGGTCGCCTCGCCGGCCGCGCTCGCCGAGGCGCCCGAGCTGGCCCTGGCCTGGACGCTGCGCGGGGCGCCGCACCACTACCGCCGGGCCGACCTGCCCGACATCGCCGTCGCCACCTCGCCGTTCAGCGACGCCGACGCGGCCAAGCGCGTGGTCGGGGCGGCTGCGCCGCTGGCCGCGGTGGGCACGGGCCCGCGCGAGGGCCTGGCCGAGGTGGCGGCCGCGCTGCGCGCGGTGGTCGAGGAGCCGCTGGTCAAGGGCGAGGCGTCGGGTCGGCTCGGCGCCCTGCTGCCGGAGCAGCACCTGCGCGACTGCGTCCCCTGCGGCACCCGGCACGTCTGGGAGATCCCCTTCCGGCTCGGCGCGCTGTACGCCGGCCTCGAGCTGGTACCGGGCACCTCGCCGCCGGTGCTGCGCCGGGTCCCGGACTGGCCCCGCACCACCTGGGGACCCGCCGAGGACCCGGACGGCGCCCCGGCCCGGCTCCAGGTGGTCCGGGCCTACCTGCGGCTGCTGGGCCCGGCCACGCCCGCCGACGTCGCGGGCTTCCTCGACAGCACCGCGACGGAGGTGAAGCGGCACTGGCCGGCCGACGCCGTCGAGGTCGTCGTCGAGGGGCGGCGGGCCTGGCAGCTGCCCGACGAGGACGGCCGCGCTCCCGCGGCGGCCCCGGACGACCTCGTCCGGCTGCTCGGGCCCTTCGACCTGCTGCTGCAGGGCCGCGACCGCACGCTGCTGGTGCCCGACCGCGACCGGCACAGGGCGCTGTGGCCGACGCTGGGCCGACCGGGCGCGGTGCTGGTGGGGACGGAGGTCGCCGGCACCTGGCGGCCGCGGGCCTCGGGGCGCACCCTCGCCGTCCGGCTGGACCCGTGGCGGCCGCTCGCGCCCGCCGTCCGGGCGCTGGTCGAGGAGGAGGCCGAGCGGCTGGCCGCCCACCGCGGGGTGCGGCTGAGCGGGCTCGAGGAGGGCTGA
- a CDS encoding TerC/Alx family metal homeostasis membrane protein, with product MLEISPLVWGVTIALVVVLLAADLLLAALRPHKVGFKEAAAQSVFYIAVAVGFGVWFTAAYGGDFGTQYFTGYLVEKSLSVDNLFVFVIIMTTFAVPEKHQHKVLTFGIVLALIMRAIFIAAGAALLNAFSVVFLLFGLLLIFTAVQLFRHRDEDPDIEDNAVVKAARRFLPVTDDYVEGKLTVRTAGRRMVTPLFLVLIAIGSIDLLFALDSIPAVFGITSEAFIVFTANAFALLGLRALFFLVKGLLDRLVYLSTGLSIILAFIGVKLILHWLHVDISPAVPEIPTLVSLAVILVVLAVTVVASLVKTRNDPTAHAHPGSLKLTGSTKDHADR from the coding sequence ATGCTCGAGATCAGCCCGTTGGTGTGGGGGGTGACGATCGCGCTGGTGGTCGTCCTCCTCGCCGCCGACCTCCTGCTCGCCGCCCTGCGACCGCACAAGGTCGGCTTCAAGGAGGCCGCCGCGCAGTCGGTGTTCTACATCGCCGTCGCCGTCGGCTTCGGCGTCTGGTTCACCGCCGCCTACGGCGGGGACTTCGGCACCCAGTACTTCACCGGCTACCTCGTCGAGAAGAGCCTCTCGGTCGACAACCTCTTCGTCTTCGTGATCATCATGACGACGTTCGCGGTGCCGGAGAAGCACCAGCACAAGGTGCTGACGTTCGGCATCGTGCTGGCGCTGATCATGCGGGCGATCTTCATCGCCGCCGGCGCCGCCCTGCTCAACGCCTTCTCGGTCGTCTTCCTGCTCTTCGGCCTGCTGCTGATCTTCACCGCGGTCCAGCTGTTCCGGCACCGCGACGAGGACCCCGACATCGAGGACAACGCCGTGGTCAAGGCCGCCCGGCGGTTCCTGCCCGTCACCGACGACTACGTCGAGGGCAAGCTCACCGTCAGGACGGCCGGCCGCCGGATGGTCACCCCGCTGTTCCTCGTCCTCATCGCCATCGGCAGCATCGACCTGCTCTTCGCCCTGGACTCCATCCCCGCCGTCTTCGGGATCACCAGCGAGGCCTTCATCGTCTTCACGGCCAACGCCTTCGCCCTGCTGGGCCTGCGGGCGCTGTTCTTCCTGGTCAAGGGCCTGCTCGACCGCCTGGTCTACCTCTCCACCGGCCTGTCGATCATCCTCGCCTTCATCGGCGTCAAGCTGATCCTGCACTGGCTGCACGTCGACATCAGCCCGGCGGTGCCGGAGATCCCGACCCTGGTCAGCCTCGCGGTCATCCTCGTGGTCCTGGCGGTCACCGTGGTCGCCAGCCTGGTCAAGACGCGCAACGACCCGACGGCGCACGCGCACCCCGGCTCGCTCAAGCTGACCGGCAGCACGAAGGACCACGCCGACCGGTGA
- a CDS encoding DinB family protein: MDPKAVLQRYLAEERRGLLGRLDGLSERQVRWPGTPTGTNLLGLVKHVASVELGYLGEVFDRPSGIPLPWLDDDAEPDADLWAAPQESRADVVALHHAAAAHADATIAALDLDAPGVVPWWGPGRQDVTLHQVLVHLVVETAHHAGHADVLRELLDGRAGDDRGNLSARTPAEWAAHRRRLEAVAEEAGPA; encoded by the coding sequence ATGGATCCCAAGGCGGTGCTGCAGCGCTACCTCGCCGAGGAACGACGCGGACTGCTCGGCCGCCTCGACGGGCTGTCGGAGCGGCAGGTGCGCTGGCCGGGCACGCCCACCGGCACCAACCTGCTGGGCCTGGTCAAGCACGTGGCCAGCGTCGAGCTGGGCTACCTCGGCGAGGTCTTCGACCGGCCCTCGGGCATCCCGCTGCCCTGGCTCGACGACGACGCCGAACCCGACGCCGACCTGTGGGCCGCGCCGCAGGAGAGCCGGGCCGACGTCGTCGCCCTGCACCACGCCGCGGCCGCGCACGCCGACGCCACCATCGCGGCGCTGGACCTCGACGCCCCCGGCGTGGTCCCGTGGTGGGGGCCGGGACGGCAGGACGTGACGCTGCACCAGGTGCTGGTCCACCTCGTCGTCGAGACCGCTCACCACGCGGGCCACGCGGACGTGCTCCGCGAGCTGCTGGACGGCCGCGCCGGCGACGACCGCGGGAACCTCTCCGCGCGCACACCGGCGGAGTGGGCCGCCCACCGCCGCCGGCTCGAAGCGGTGGCCGAGGAGGCCGGACCGGCGTGA
- a CDS encoding hemerythrin domain-containing protein has translation MTSTPEDPRASLGRRLVAVHDELRATLRGLRDSSHPGRDGSLGAHCLTFCAAVSRHHRGEDAELFPQVVAADPALAAAVDQLQHDHNLIGFLLRDLTAAVQALPAEPDDQELLRFRQHLDGLAAILESHFRFEERKVLAVLEGRPFPAAPPAWDVSGGVQDEPHG, from the coding sequence GTGACGAGCACCCCGGAGGACCCGCGCGCGTCGCTCGGCCGCCGCCTCGTCGCCGTCCACGACGAGCTCCGGGCCACCCTGCGCGGGCTCCGGGACAGCAGCCACCCGGGCCGCGACGGGTCGCTGGGCGCGCACTGCCTGACCTTCTGCGCCGCCGTCTCCCGGCACCACCGCGGCGAGGACGCCGAGCTCTTCCCCCAGGTGGTGGCGGCCGACCCCGCGCTGGCCGCCGCCGTCGACCAGCTGCAGCACGACCACAACCTCATCGGCTTCCTGCTCCGCGACCTGACCGCAGCGGTGCAGGCCCTGCCGGCCGAGCCCGACGACCAGGAGCTGCTGCGCTTCCGCCAGCACCTGGACGGCCTGGCCGCGATCCTGGAGTCGCACTTCCGCTTCGAGGAGCGGAAGGTGCTCGCCGTGCTGGAGGGCCGGCCCTTCCCGGCGGCACCGCCGGCCTGGGACGTCAGCGGCGGGGTCCAGGATGAGCCCCATGGCTGA
- a CDS encoding LLM class flavin-dependent oxidoreductase, whose amino-acid sequence MADTDRPAPQLGLAFVPTLAPERLRTLAPAVEAVGLDELWVWEDCFKQSGVASAAAALAWTTRLRVGIGLLPVPLRNVALTAMELATLERMFPGRLVPGVGHGVQAWMAQVGVRPASPLTLLREYATALRALLAGERVSVEGRYVQLDDVALDWPPAPPPPLMLGGSGPRSLELTAELGDGTLLAAALTVEQVADVGALLARTRGAGHPLVATVIVATGADAQQRVDAEVPLWGGEPGRGIGVAGDAARVAAEVRAFADAGATSVVFQPVGGEPDLDGWLGFLGGEVAPLVRG is encoded by the coding sequence ATGGCTGACACCGACCGTCCGGCCCCGCAGCTGGGCCTCGCCTTCGTCCCCACCCTGGCCCCGGAGCGGCTGCGCACGCTGGCTCCCGCCGTCGAGGCCGTCGGCCTCGACGAGCTCTGGGTCTGGGAGGACTGCTTCAAGCAGAGCGGTGTCGCCTCCGCGGCGGCCGCCCTGGCCTGGACCACCCGGCTGCGGGTCGGCATCGGCCTGCTGCCCGTCCCGCTGCGCAACGTCGCGCTGACGGCCATGGAGCTGGCCACCCTGGAGCGGATGTTCCCGGGCCGGCTGGTGCCCGGCGTCGGGCACGGCGTGCAGGCGTGGATGGCGCAGGTGGGCGTCCGGCCCGCCTCGCCGCTGACGCTGCTGCGCGAGTACGCCACGGCGCTGCGCGCCCTGCTGGCCGGGGAGCGGGTGAGCGTCGAGGGTCGCTACGTGCAGCTGGACGACGTCGCCCTCGACTGGCCGCCGGCCCCGCCGCCCCCGCTGATGCTCGGCGGCTCCGGGCCCCGCTCGCTGGAGCTCACCGCCGAGCTGGGCGACGGCACCCTGCTCGCCGCGGCGCTGACCGTCGAGCAGGTGGCCGACGTCGGGGCACTGCTCGCCCGCACCCGCGGCGCGGGGCACCCGCTGGTGGCCACCGTCATCGTCGCCACCGGTGCCGACGCGCAGCAGCGCGTGGACGCCGAGGTGCCGCTGTGGGGCGGCGAGCCCGGCCGGGGCATCGGCGTCGCCGGCGACGCGGCCCGGGTGGCCGCGGAGGTCCGGGCGTTCGCCGACGCCGGGGCCACGTCGGTGGTGTTCCAGCCGGTCGGGGGCGAACCCGACCTGGACGGCTGGCTCGGCTTCCTGGGCGGTGAGGTCGCCCCGCTGGTGCGGGGCTGA
- a CDS encoding fatty acid desaturase family protein, with translation MTATATPPAAAAPRARSSRLDTTTTERHHVPKRSGKPDPTAHLSAAQVEALGRELDALRQEVLDSRGSADAAYIRKVIKVQRTLDLSSRVVLLFSLFPPAWVAGTIGLSVAKILENMEIGHNVMHGQWDWMRDPKIHSQVYEWDHASPSAQWKRSHNEIHHTFTNVLGRDNDLGYGIMRVDEDQKWHPSYVGQPLWNFINACIFEYGIAAYDLELGKQLKGRGEDPERFRADAKKVLAKIGRQMRKDYVVHPLLSGPSVLHTLAANVTANLVRNLWTHSVIMCGHFPEGVETFAKESIDGETRGEWYLRQMIGSANIVGSKAMHVMTGNLSHQIEHHCFPDLPSNRYAEIAPRVQEITARYGLSYTTGSLPRQVGSAWKQVIKLSLPNDFSLGGAARAGAGRLLGRLRRRPAAVAA, from the coding sequence ATGACCGCGACCGCCACGCCCCCCGCCGCCGCCGCGCCCCGCGCGCGCTCGAGCCGGCTGGACACCACGACGACCGAGCGGCACCACGTGCCGAAGCGCTCCGGCAAGCCCGACCCGACGGCACACCTGTCCGCCGCCCAGGTCGAGGCGCTGGGCCGCGAGCTGGACGCGCTGCGCCAGGAGGTCCTGGACTCGCGCGGCAGCGCCGACGCCGCCTACATCCGCAAGGTGATCAAGGTGCAGCGGACGCTGGACCTCAGCAGCCGCGTCGTCCTGCTGTTCTCCCTGTTCCCGCCGGCCTGGGTGGCCGGCACGATCGGCCTCTCGGTGGCCAAGATCCTCGAGAACATGGAGATCGGCCACAACGTCATGCACGGCCAGTGGGACTGGATGCGCGACCCGAAGATCCACTCGCAGGTCTACGAGTGGGACCACGCCTCGCCCTCGGCCCAGTGGAAGCGCTCGCACAACGAGATCCACCACACCTTCACCAACGTGCTCGGCCGGGACAACGACCTCGGCTACGGCATCATGCGGGTGGACGAGGACCAGAAGTGGCACCCCTCCTACGTGGGCCAGCCGCTGTGGAACTTCATCAACGCCTGCATCTTCGAGTACGGGATCGCCGCCTACGACCTCGAGCTGGGCAAGCAGCTGAAGGGCCGCGGCGAGGACCCCGAGCGGTTCCGCGCCGACGCCAAGAAGGTGCTGGCCAAGATCGGCCGGCAGATGCGCAAGGACTACGTCGTCCACCCGCTGCTGTCCGGGCCGTCGGTCCTGCACACCCTCGCGGCCAACGTGACGGCGAACCTCGTCCGCAACCTGTGGACGCACTCGGTGATCATGTGCGGGCACTTCCCCGAGGGCGTCGAGACCTTCGCCAAGGAGTCGATCGACGGCGAGACCCGCGGCGAGTGGTACCTGCGCCAGATGATCGGCTCGGCCAACATCGTCGGCAGCAAGGCGATGCACGTGATGACGGGCAACCTGTCCCACCAGATCGAGCACCACTGCTTCCCGGACCTCCCGAGCAACCGCTACGCCGAGATCGCGCCGCGGGTGCAGGAGATCACCGCCCGCTACGGGCTCAGCTACACCACGGGCTCGCTGCCCCGCCAGGTCGGCTCGGCGTGGAAGCAGGTCATCAAGCTCTCGCTGCCCAACGACTTCTCCCTCGGCGGTGCGGCCCGGGCCGGCGCGGGCCGGCTGCTCGGCCGGCTCCGGCGTCGGCCGGCGGCCGTCGCGGCCTGA